A single window of Nicotiana tomentosiformis chromosome 1, ASM39032v3, whole genome shotgun sequence DNA harbors:
- the LOC104104763 gene encoding cysteine-rich repeat secretory protein 55-like codes for MAFLHYSFLLILLFCICTAVSVDPLGNFCDDATKFNNAKTSANIGKVLAKLLSVSAKDSFSTTSYGDATNQVYGLYQCRGDISSNDCLNCIKDAAKEIRKRCPDQTDARIWYDFCFLRYNTKNFLGQVETTPGIFYYNVDFVSDTDFFNKKLVQLNNQITAEAIVPKNKGLGKGKSKLSPFLTLYALMQCTRDIPEIDCAQCLAIAVGNFPTTCLNRKGCRILYSSCYVRYELYPFFFPLDPKEKLANVSMKYYTMKVSRS; via the coding sequence ATGGCTTTCTTACACTATAGTTTTCTTCTCATACTTCTCTTCTGCATTTGCACTGCAGTGTCTGTCGATCCTCTGGGCAATTTTTGCGATGATGCAACCAAATTCAATAATGCTAAAACATCAGCAAATATTGGAAAGGTGTTGGCTAAATTATTATCAGTTTCTGCTAAAGATAGCTTCAGTACTACCTCCTATGGTGATGCTACGAACCAAGTCTATGGCCTGTACCAATGCAGAGGAGATATTAGCAGCAATGACTGCTTAAATTGCATCAAAGACGCAGCAAAGGAGATCCGAAAACGCTGTCCAGATCAAACTGATGCCAGAATTTGGTATGACTTTTGCTTCTTGAGGTACAACACTAAGAACTTTTTGGGACAAGTTGAAACAACTCCTGGTATATTCTACTACAATGTCGACTTTGTATCTGATACTGACTTCTTCAATAAGAAACTAGTGCaactaaataatcaaataactgcAGAGGCCATTGTGCCAAAGAACAAAGGGCTCGGAAAAGGCAAGAGTAAACTATCACCTTTTCTTACTCTATATGCCTTGATGCAATGCACAAGGGACATACCCGAGATAGACTGTGCTCAATGCCTGGCCATAGCAGTTGGCAATTTCCCCACTACTTGCTTAAACAGGAAAGGATGTCGAATCCTGTATAGCAGTTGCTACGTTCGTTATGAACTCTACCCATTTTTCTTTCCCTTAGATCCGAAAGAGAAATTAGCCAATGTGTCAATGAAATACTACACAATGAAAGTTTCCAGATCTTAG
- the LOC104104764 gene encoding asparagine--tRNA ligase, cytoplasmic 2 isoform X3 yields MASEQAPVEMPATFSKYTKRVMLKIILGRDDGGVGLIGQRIVIGGWVKSSMEIRKQPVTPPPAAPAPQVFGAGEYRVREKLDAVIRKAPQPSISILQVSDGSCVPSLQVLVNSALANPCQVMPTGTCVLIEGILQQPSVQGKHYVELQAEKILHLGLVDESKYPLSKKRLPLESLRDCSHFRPRTTTVASVMRIHNSLTWATHAFFQDHGFLHVQVPIITSTDSEGFSEKFLVTTLLSKGKKDDQISPTENAGVSVEAIRASIKEKTKKVEELSRTNSNKEALLAAQQDLKKTNELVSQLEARQKAKSGVTIETRKFDFSKDFFTRQTYLTVSGRLHLESQACALGNVYSFGPRFKAEKLESKKSLAETWMVDVEMAFSELEDAMDCANDFLKFVCKRILEGCVEDLQFVLKRIDKSVMERLQFTISSSFERISYAKAIEILRQVAGKKFQSKIELGVSLTEEHESYLVDEIYKKPVIVYNHPKELKPFYVRLNDDGKTVATFDVILPKVGALIRGSQSEERFNVLSSRMKELGLQKQQYEWYLDLCRHGSAKTSGFSLMLEPLVLYATGLNDVKDVVPFARSFGRANN; encoded by the exons atggcGTCAGAACAAGCTCCGGTTGAAATGCCAGCCACCTTTTCGAAATACACGAAAAGGGTGATGTTGAAAATTATATTAGGACGCGATGATGGTGGGGTTGGGTTGATAGGTCAGAGGATTGTAATTGGGGGGTGGGTTAAATCCTCTATGGAGATCAGAAAACAACCTGTAACGCCACCACCAGCGGCCCCTGCTCCTCAG GTTTTTGGGGCAGGGGAATATCGtgtacgtgaaaaactggatgctGTTATTCGAAAAGCACCTCAGCCCTCAATCTCAATATTGCAAGTTAGTGATGGTTCTTGTGTGCCCAGTCTTCAG GTTCTTGTGAACTCAGCACTAGCGAATCCGTGCCAAGTTATGCCAACTGGAACATGTGTATTAATTGAAGGTATATTGCAGCAGCCATCAGTGCAGGGGAAACATTATGTTGAGCTGCAAGCAGAGAAAATCTTACATCTTGGTTTGGTAGATGAATCTAAGTATCCATTATCCAAAAAACGATTGCCTCTGGAATCTTTAAGAGATTGTTCCCACTTTCGGCCACGGACAACAACG GTGGCATCTGTCATGCGAATTCATAATTCCCTTACTTGGGCAACTCATGCCTTCTTCCAAGATCACGGGTTCCTTCATGTTCAAGTACCCATAATTACAAGCACTGATTCTGAAGGTTTTAGTGAGAAATTTCTTGTTACAACTCTTCTTAGCAAGGGGAAAAAGGATGATCAAATTAGTCCCACCGAAAATGCTGGAGTCAGTGTTGAAGCCATCCGGGCTTCTATCAAAGAAAAAACTAAGAAAGTTGAAGAACTTAGCAGAACTAACAGCAACAAGGAAGCCTTACTTGCTGCACAGCAGGACCTGAAGAAAACAAATGAGCTAGTATCACAGCTGGAAGCTAGGCAAAAAGcaaaatctggagtcacaattgaAACCAGAAAATTTGACTTCTCTAAAGATTTCTTTACACGCCAGACTTATCTAACAGTTTCCGGTCGTCTTCATCTTGAGAGTCAAGCCTGTGCTCTAGGAAATGTCTACTCATTTGGCCCCAGATTTAAAGCAGAGAAATTAGAGTCCAAAAAGTCATTAGCTGAGACATGGATGGTAGATGTTGAAATGGCCTTCTCAGAGTTAGAG GATGCCATGGATTGCGCAAACGACTTTTTGAAGTTTGTATGCAAAAGGATTCTAGAGGGTTGCGTGGAAGATCTACAATTTGTCTTGAAAAGAATAGACAAATCTGTTATGGAGCGCCTCCAATTTACCATATCAAGTTCATTTGAGAGGATTTCTTATGCCAAAGCCATAGAAATTCTGAGACAG GTTGCTGGGAAGAAGTTTCAAAGTAAGATAGAATTGGGAGTTTCTTTGACCGAAGAACATGAAAG CTATTTGGTTGATGAGATATATAAAAAACCAGTCATTGTATACAACCATCCAAAAGAACTTAAGCCATTTTATGTCCGTTTGAATGATGATGGCAAAACAGTTGCAACATTTGATGTGATTCTACCAAAG GTGGGAGCTCTGATTAGGGGAAGCCAAAGTGAAGAACGGTTCAATGTGTTGAGCTCAAG AATGAAGGAACTGGGCTTGCAAAAACAGCAGTACGAATGGTATCTAGATCTATGCAGGCATGGCTCTGCCAAAACCTCTGGTTTCAGCCTAATGCTTGAACCTTTGGTGCTTTATGCCACTGGCCTGAATGATGTCAAAGATGTTGTACCTTTTGCTAGAAGTTTCGGCAGAGCCAATAACTAA
- the LOC104104764 gene encoding asparagine--tRNA ligase, cytoplasmic 2 isoform X2 produces MASEQAPVEMPATFSKYTKRVMLKIILGRDDGGVGLIGQRIVIGGWVKSSMEIRKQPVTPPPAAPAPQVVFGAGEYRVREKLDAVIRKAPQPSISILQVSDGSCVPSLQVLVNSALANPCQVMPTGTCVLIEGILQQPSVQGKHYVELQAEKILHLGLVDESKYPLSKKRLPLESLRDCSHFRPRTTTVASVMRIHNSLTWATHAFFQDHGFLHVQVPIITSTDSEGFSEKFLVTTLLSKGKKDDQISPTENAGVSVEAIRASIKEKTKKVEELSRTNSNKEALLAAQQDLKKTNELVSQLEARQKAKSGVTIETRKFDFSKDFFTRQTYLTVSGRLHLESQACALGNVYSFGPRFKAEKLESKKSLAETWMVDVEMAFSELEDAMDCANDFLKFVCKRILEGCVEDLQFVLKRIDKSVMERLQFTISSSFERISYAKAIEILRQVAGKKFQSKIELGVSLTEEHESYLVDEIYKKPVIVYNHPKELKPFYVRLNDDGKTVATFDVILPKVGALIRGSQSEERFNVLSSRMKELGLQKQQYEWYLDLCRHGSAKTSGFSLMLEPLVLYATGLNDVKDVVPFARSFGRANN; encoded by the exons atggcGTCAGAACAAGCTCCGGTTGAAATGCCAGCCACCTTTTCGAAATACACGAAAAGGGTGATGTTGAAAATTATATTAGGACGCGATGATGGTGGGGTTGGGTTGATAGGTCAGAGGATTGTAATTGGGGGGTGGGTTAAATCCTCTATGGAGATCAGAAAACAACCTGTAACGCCACCACCAGCGGCCCCTGCTCCTCAGGTG GTTTTTGGGGCAGGGGAATATCGtgtacgtgaaaaactggatgctGTTATTCGAAAAGCACCTCAGCCCTCAATCTCAATATTGCAAGTTAGTGATGGTTCTTGTGTGCCCAGTCTTCAG GTTCTTGTGAACTCAGCACTAGCGAATCCGTGCCAAGTTATGCCAACTGGAACATGTGTATTAATTGAAGGTATATTGCAGCAGCCATCAGTGCAGGGGAAACATTATGTTGAGCTGCAAGCAGAGAAAATCTTACATCTTGGTTTGGTAGATGAATCTAAGTATCCATTATCCAAAAAACGATTGCCTCTGGAATCTTTAAGAGATTGTTCCCACTTTCGGCCACGGACAACAACG GTGGCATCTGTCATGCGAATTCATAATTCCCTTACTTGGGCAACTCATGCCTTCTTCCAAGATCACGGGTTCCTTCATGTTCAAGTACCCATAATTACAAGCACTGATTCTGAAGGTTTTAGTGAGAAATTTCTTGTTACAACTCTTCTTAGCAAGGGGAAAAAGGATGATCAAATTAGTCCCACCGAAAATGCTGGAGTCAGTGTTGAAGCCATCCGGGCTTCTATCAAAGAAAAAACTAAGAAAGTTGAAGAACTTAGCAGAACTAACAGCAACAAGGAAGCCTTACTTGCTGCACAGCAGGACCTGAAGAAAACAAATGAGCTAGTATCACAGCTGGAAGCTAGGCAAAAAGcaaaatctggagtcacaattgaAACCAGAAAATTTGACTTCTCTAAAGATTTCTTTACACGCCAGACTTATCTAACAGTTTCCGGTCGTCTTCATCTTGAGAGTCAAGCCTGTGCTCTAGGAAATGTCTACTCATTTGGCCCCAGATTTAAAGCAGAGAAATTAGAGTCCAAAAAGTCATTAGCTGAGACATGGATGGTAGATGTTGAAATGGCCTTCTCAGAGTTAGAG GATGCCATGGATTGCGCAAACGACTTTTTGAAGTTTGTATGCAAAAGGATTCTAGAGGGTTGCGTGGAAGATCTACAATTTGTCTTGAAAAGAATAGACAAATCTGTTATGGAGCGCCTCCAATTTACCATATCAAGTTCATTTGAGAGGATTTCTTATGCCAAAGCCATAGAAATTCTGAGACAG GTTGCTGGGAAGAAGTTTCAAAGTAAGATAGAATTGGGAGTTTCTTTGACCGAAGAACATGAAAG CTATTTGGTTGATGAGATATATAAAAAACCAGTCATTGTATACAACCATCCAAAAGAACTTAAGCCATTTTATGTCCGTTTGAATGATGATGGCAAAACAGTTGCAACATTTGATGTGATTCTACCAAAG GTGGGAGCTCTGATTAGGGGAAGCCAAAGTGAAGAACGGTTCAATGTGTTGAGCTCAAG AATGAAGGAACTGGGCTTGCAAAAACAGCAGTACGAATGGTATCTAGATCTATGCAGGCATGGCTCTGCCAAAACCTCTGGTTTCAGCCTAATGCTTGAACCTTTGGTGCTTTATGCCACTGGCCTGAATGATGTCAAAGATGTTGTACCTTTTGCTAGAAGTTTCGGCAGAGCCAATAACTAA
- the LOC104104764 gene encoding asparagine--tRNA ligase, cytoplasmic 2 isoform X1, whose protein sequence is MASEQAPVEMPATFSKYTKRVMLKIILGRDDGGVGLIGQRIVIGGWVKSSMEIRKQPVTPPPAAPAPQVVSPNDVTCSEVFQSRIPLIRSIMKVFGAGEYRVREKLDAVIRKAPQPSISILQVSDGSCVPSLQVLVNSALANPCQVMPTGTCVLIEGILQQPSVQGKHYVELQAEKILHLGLVDESKYPLSKKRLPLESLRDCSHFRPRTTTVASVMRIHNSLTWATHAFFQDHGFLHVQVPIITSTDSEGFSEKFLVTTLLSKGKKDDQISPTENAGVSVEAIRASIKEKTKKVEELSRTNSNKEALLAAQQDLKKTNELVSQLEARQKAKSGVTIETRKFDFSKDFFTRQTYLTVSGRLHLESQACALGNVYSFGPRFKAEKLESKKSLAETWMVDVEMAFSELEDAMDCANDFLKFVCKRILEGCVEDLQFVLKRIDKSVMERLQFTISSSFERISYAKAIEILRQVAGKKFQSKIELGVSLTEEHESYLVDEIYKKPVIVYNHPKELKPFYVRLNDDGKTVATFDVILPKVGALIRGSQSEERFNVLSSRMKELGLQKQQYEWYLDLCRHGSAKTSGFSLMLEPLVLYATGLNDVKDVVPFARSFGRANN, encoded by the exons atggcGTCAGAACAAGCTCCGGTTGAAATGCCAGCCACCTTTTCGAAATACACGAAAAGGGTGATGTTGAAAATTATATTAGGACGCGATGATGGTGGGGTTGGGTTGATAGGTCAGAGGATTGTAATTGGGGGGTGGGTTAAATCCTCTATGGAGATCAGAAAACAACCTGTAACGCCACCACCAGCGGCCCCTGCTCCTCAGGTGGTGAGTCCAAACGATGTTACCTGTTCTGAGGTTTTTCAATCTCGGATTCCACTAATTAGGTCTATTATGAAGGTTTTTGGGGCAGGGGAATATCGtgtacgtgaaaaactggatgctGTTATTCGAAAAGCACCTCAGCCCTCAATCTCAATATTGCAAGTTAGTGATGGTTCTTGTGTGCCCAGTCTTCAG GTTCTTGTGAACTCAGCACTAGCGAATCCGTGCCAAGTTATGCCAACTGGAACATGTGTATTAATTGAAGGTATATTGCAGCAGCCATCAGTGCAGGGGAAACATTATGTTGAGCTGCAAGCAGAGAAAATCTTACATCTTGGTTTGGTAGATGAATCTAAGTATCCATTATCCAAAAAACGATTGCCTCTGGAATCTTTAAGAGATTGTTCCCACTTTCGGCCACGGACAACAACG GTGGCATCTGTCATGCGAATTCATAATTCCCTTACTTGGGCAACTCATGCCTTCTTCCAAGATCACGGGTTCCTTCATGTTCAAGTACCCATAATTACAAGCACTGATTCTGAAGGTTTTAGTGAGAAATTTCTTGTTACAACTCTTCTTAGCAAGGGGAAAAAGGATGATCAAATTAGTCCCACCGAAAATGCTGGAGTCAGTGTTGAAGCCATCCGGGCTTCTATCAAAGAAAAAACTAAGAAAGTTGAAGAACTTAGCAGAACTAACAGCAACAAGGAAGCCTTACTTGCTGCACAGCAGGACCTGAAGAAAACAAATGAGCTAGTATCACAGCTGGAAGCTAGGCAAAAAGcaaaatctggagtcacaattgaAACCAGAAAATTTGACTTCTCTAAAGATTTCTTTACACGCCAGACTTATCTAACAGTTTCCGGTCGTCTTCATCTTGAGAGTCAAGCCTGTGCTCTAGGAAATGTCTACTCATTTGGCCCCAGATTTAAAGCAGAGAAATTAGAGTCCAAAAAGTCATTAGCTGAGACATGGATGGTAGATGTTGAAATGGCCTTCTCAGAGTTAGAG GATGCCATGGATTGCGCAAACGACTTTTTGAAGTTTGTATGCAAAAGGATTCTAGAGGGTTGCGTGGAAGATCTACAATTTGTCTTGAAAAGAATAGACAAATCTGTTATGGAGCGCCTCCAATTTACCATATCAAGTTCATTTGAGAGGATTTCTTATGCCAAAGCCATAGAAATTCTGAGACAG GTTGCTGGGAAGAAGTTTCAAAGTAAGATAGAATTGGGAGTTTCTTTGACCGAAGAACATGAAAG CTATTTGGTTGATGAGATATATAAAAAACCAGTCATTGTATACAACCATCCAAAAGAACTTAAGCCATTTTATGTCCGTTTGAATGATGATGGCAAAACAGTTGCAACATTTGATGTGATTCTACCAAAG GTGGGAGCTCTGATTAGGGGAAGCCAAAGTGAAGAACGGTTCAATGTGTTGAGCTCAAG AATGAAGGAACTGGGCTTGCAAAAACAGCAGTACGAATGGTATCTAGATCTATGCAGGCATGGCTCTGCCAAAACCTCTGGTTTCAGCCTAATGCTTGAACCTTTGGTGCTTTATGCCACTGGCCTGAATGATGTCAAAGATGTTGTACCTTTTGCTAGAAGTTTCGGCAGAGCCAATAACTAA